A region from the Ovis aries strain OAR_USU_Benz2616 breed Rambouillet chromosome 22, ARS-UI_Ramb_v3.0, whole genome shotgun sequence genome encodes:
- the ATP5MK gene encoding ATP synthase membrane subunit K, mitochondrial, producing the protein MAGPEADAQFHFTGIKKYFNSYTLTGRMNCVLATYGSIALIVLYFKLRSKKTPAVKAT; encoded by the exons atGGCAGGTCCAGAAGCTGATGCCCAGTTCCATTTCACTGGtatcaaaaaatatttcaacTCTTACACTCTCACAGGGAGAATGAAT tgtGTGCTGGCCACATATGGAAGTATTGCTTTGATAGTCTTATACTTCAAGTTAAGGTCTAAAAAAACTCCAGCTGTGAAAGCAACATAA